A genomic region of Melanotaenia boesemani isolate fMelBoe1 chromosome 21, fMelBoe1.pri, whole genome shotgun sequence contains the following coding sequences:
- the si:ch211-214e3.5 gene encoding zinc finger protein 518A yields MEDFTIPHDSAKNCNLSVIEDEKDKVKDFVYKHFREVTDGPLFNHAGESPVKENRTSTKRDKQTLKAHCKVQQRAVFSGKILSFGCSMCKDNFTFSPNDLLKHFRVAHQGCLPTYPCDLCDFVTNEFPALQRHRIEHRNTLVPCELCNNNIQYSLLLLTRHYMMCHSVNGQFRCDWCEFTTVDAGTFVQHIHHHNESHWKCSKCRHISLNEEDHQNHMKAHSGMFPFTCQVCGFGAAKSEFLKKHSATVHKEEAGRRNPWKAAEDTSAPANPSTNFKMFKRSCESLEAQRMSRLNNLTGTVPNQNGRLVKPDLLLEEASYILDGSVGKKDSRGSSKSSQNSDQSTSYMLQECDNSLSSSPGSHTNTNGLTVLMVKNKISLPPHCTTKVMGFKMVDGKKHLVLKVIPAVKQDLPTQNHSTADSACPLVLNLALDKSKASGENGQCSDSRSSASHCLADSPTTGSCIQMDQDDIMAVKVKIEEEETSVCNFFPSPHTGDDGEQSSILLNPSLTSADMSDPVRNQLGCVGDQTHSDEVEGDNFDSKTCKTDAASCSTFEMSSTTTVCDQATSLSSTSGVQETNESKSVFTKSVCGSFEGSPTDGEKRKGNGVFSSMDIIPSLLVTPEETDGISIDIKARNVQQNVNDVKPTQPCPSSAACSRDGAISTGNIPNQEVFAFHNYSKETFSTLANTIQTSDSNSEHSEDEKTPCESSEFSLTLAESPEHFTESPDVVVEYKAGVDNAPTEQNVDSELQDFNIIKIEEDSIPISMKQSKTKSSSAQSENVVEEHSDETIQQKLNKEGTEASVESSRSLKQTKTALRILQLPEGKQPVLLRAAENRFALPLQVKATPGFKLLTNSTNPQIKVSNMKPGLDQSASGLTRTPNTKLMGVPKAKPQLVEKGKTLFSAFKPGIHTSSNHYLINSSGLKGPVLLSPHATPTEKTAKTPQMCYLVQRSVPLTQTQTTPAIKLASTPFPLNSRPVLAMPVSSAEKASTLQTGRQAFLLRYISPHKSGLLLNNQETKSGPVSNQTSESSVNKVILKIVTPTGSILTSAAPTSNNQPLFLATRPQTKCFLVSSNKNNAAASSGIKKLLSIQNTVQRDVKTPNAPPSHVSVKLQPCEAEKLSLAPRPVRPPSQRKRRRKALFDELPVTVQKVRRLSNKVQTERETSAMWRPVTKEVERTLRLSPFSPEQRVKCPRRYQPVVVLNHPDADIPEVANIMKVVNRYEGAVTKVALCQKTVQALSDLGTVGNNSPTKNAWCASNSPRPVQSSVQERFLLKLKLRKKSKKKYEVVKMLSGGSPGSAVFDCWFCGRLFNNQEDWVGHGQRHLMEATRDWNKLF; encoded by the coding sequence ATGGAAGACTTCACCATACCTCACGATTCTGCCAAAAACTGCAACCTATCAGTAATCGAGGATGAAAAAGACAAGGTGAAAGACTTTGTTTACAAGCATTTCAGAGAAGTGACGGATGGACCTCTTTTCAATCATGCAGGAGAATCTCCCGTAAAGGAGAACAGGACTTCCACTAAGAGAGACAAACAGACTCTCAAGGCCCACTGTAAAGTTCAACAAAGGGCtgttttctctggaaaaattTTGAGTTTTGGATGTTCGATGTGTAAAGATAATTTCACTTTCAGTCCCAATGACCTTCTGAAACATTTCCGAGTAGCTCACCAAGGATGCCTTCCTACCTACCCATGTGATCTGTGTGATTTTGTCACTAATGAGTTCCCTGCTCTTCAGCGCCATCGAATCGAGCACAGGAACACTTTAGTTCCATGTGAACTGTGCAACAATAACATCCAGTACTCACTTCTGCTGCTCACCAGACACTACATGATGTGTCACAGTGTAAACGGACAGTTCAGGTGTGACTGGTGTGAGTTCACCACCGTCGATGCAGGAACGTTTGTCCAGCACATCCATCATCACAACGAGAGTCACTGGAAGTGTTCAAAATGCAGACATATTAGTTTGAATGAGGAGGATCACCAGAATCACATGAAAGCCCACTCAGGAATGTTCCCTTTCACTTGTCAGGTTTGTGGGTTTGGAGCAGCAAAGAGTGAGTTCCTTAAAAAACACTCGGCAACTGTTCATAAAGAGGAGGCTGGAAGAAGGAACCCGTGGAAGGCTGCTGAAGACACTTCTGCACCGGCTAATCCTTCAACCAacttcaaaatgtttaaaagaagtTGTGAATCACTGGAGGCTCAGAGGATGTCCAGACTGAACAACCTCACTGGGACTGTACCAAACCAGAATGGCAGACTCGTGAAACCAGACCTACTCCTGGAGGAAGCCAGCTACATCCTGGATGGGAGTGTTGGGAAGAAGGACAGCAGAGGTAGCAGCAAAAGTTCCCAGAACTCAGACCAGTCGACATCGTACATGCTGCAGGAATGTGACAACTCCTTAAGCTCCAGTCCTGGAAGTCACACCAACACCAATGGCCTCACAGTTCTcatggtaaaaaacaaaatctctcTTCCCCCTCACTGCACAACCAAAGTCATGGGATTCAAGATGGTGGATGGTAAAAAACATTTGGTTCTCAAAGTAATTCCAGCAGTGAAGCAGGACTTGCCCACTCAGAACCATTCCACAGCTGACAGTGCTTGTCCGTTGGTGTTAAATCTGGCCCTGGATAAAAGTAAAGCCTCTGGTGAGAACGGACAATGCTCTGATAGCAGGAGCTCAGCGTCACACTGCTTAGCTGATTCCCCAACGACTGGCTCCTGcattcagatggatcaggatgaTATTATGGCAGTAAAGGTGAagattgaggaggaggaaacttcTGTGTGCAACTTTTTTCCCTCTCCACACACAGGTGATGATGGGGAACAAAGCAGCATCTTACTGAATCCATCTCTGACCTCTGCAGATATGTCAGATCCAGTTAGAAACCAACTGGGTTGTGTGGGTGATCAGACTCACTCCGATGAAGTAGAGGGGGATAACTTTGATTCTAAAACCTGTAAAACTGATGCAGCCAGCTGTAGTACTTTTGAAATGAGTAGTACTACAACAGTATGTGATCAGGCCACTAGTTTATCCTCCACTTCAGGTGTTCAAGAAACAAATGAGTCCAAATCAGTCTTCACTAAAAGTGTCTGTGGGTCTTTCGAAGGGTCACCAACCGATGGGGAGAAAAGGAAAGGGAACGGTGTGTTTAGCTCCATGGATATCATCCCATCTCTTCTGGTTACTCCAGAGGAAACTGATGGTATTAGCATTGATATTAAAGCTAGAAATGTCCAGCAGAATGTAAATGATGTGAAACCTACACAGCCATGCCCGTCCTCAGCCGCCTGCAGCAGAGACGGTGCCATTAGCACAGGAAATATCCCAAACCAGGAAGTATTCGCCTTTCACAACTATTCCAAGGAAACATTTAGCACTTTAGCGAATACAATCCAGACCTCTGACTCTAACTCCGAACACTCTGAAGATGAGAAAACCCCCTGTGAATCCTCCGAGTTTAGCCTGACCTTAGCAGAGTCTCCAGAACATTTCACAGAGAGTCCAGACGTTGTGGTTGAGTACAAAGCCGGTGTGGACAACGCTCCCACTGAGCAAAATGTAGATTCAGAGCTCCAAGATTTCAATATCATCAAAATAGAGGAGGACAGCATTCCCATTTCCATGAAACaatccaaaacaaaaagtaGTTCAGCACAAAGTGAGAATGTTGTGGAGGAACATTCAGATGAAACtattcaacaaaaactaaacaaggaaGGAACAGAGGCTTCGGTGGAAAGCAGCAGATCTTTAAAGCAGACTAAGACGGCTCTGAGAATCCTACAGTTACCTGAGGGTAAGCAGCCGGTTCTGCTGAGGGCGGCTGAGAACCGTTTTGCTCTGCCGCTGCAAGTTAAAGCCACTCCTGGTTTCAAACTCTTAACCAACTCTACAAACCCTCAAATCAAAGTATCGAACATGAAACCAGGATTGGATCAATCAGCATCTGGCCTGACTCGGACTCCTAACACTAAGTTGATGGGGGTACCAAAAGCAAAGCCACAGCTAGTGGAGAAGGGGAAAactcttttctctgcttttaaaCCAGGCATTCACACCTCCTCCAACCATTACCTAATCAATAGTTCAGGCCTTAAGGGTCCTGTGCTCCTTTCACCACATGCTACACCTACAGAAAAAACCGCAAAAACGCCACAAATGTGCTACCTGGTGCAAAGATCCGTCCCTCTTACTCAGACCCAGACTACGCCTGCCATCAAACTGGCGAGTACTCCATTCCCACTGAACTCTAGACCAGTTCTGGCCATGCCTGTGAGTTCTGCAGAGAAAGCCAGCACCCTGCAGACTGGTCGCCAGGCGTTTCTGCTCCGATACATCTCGCCACACAAATCAGGCCTGTTACTAAACAACCAAGAGACAAAAAGTGGACCTGTCAGTAACCAAACCAGCGAAAGCTCTGTAAATAAAGTCATATTAAAGATCGTCACCCCCACTGGCAGCATTCTGACTAGTGCAGCTCCCACGTCCAACAACCAGCCCCTGTTTTTGGCCACCAGACCTCAGACCAAGTGCTTCCTGGTGTcgtcaaacaaaaacaatgctgCTGCTTCTAGTGGAATAAAGAAATTGCTCAGCATCCAGAACACTGTACAGAGAGATGTGAAAACCCCTAACGCTCCTCCGTCTCATGTGAGTGTAAAGCTGCAGCCCTGTGAAGCAGAGAAACTTAGCTTAGCTCCAAGGCCGGTGAGGCCTCCAAGCCAAAGGAAAAGGCGCAGGAAAGCATTGTTTGACGAGCTTCCAGTCACAGTACAAAAAGTTAGAAGACTCTCAAATAAAGTCCAGACTGAGAGAGAGACTTCTGCGATGTGGAGGCCGGTCACCAAAGAGGTGGAGAGAACACTGAGACTTTCCCCGTTCAGCCCGGAGCAGCGGGTCAAATGTCCTCGTAGATACCAGCCAGTAGTCGTCCTCAATCACCCCGATGCTGACATTCCTGAGGTGGCCAACATCATGAAGGTGGTCAACAGGTACGAAGGGGCGGTCACAAAGGTCGCTCTGTGCCAAAAAACTGTCCAAGCCTTGTCGGACCTTGGTACTGTAGGGAATAATTCACCAACCAAAAACGCGTGGTGTGCTAGCAACAGTCCAAGACCAGTTCAGAGCTCTGTTCAGGAACGCTTCCTTCTCAAACTCAAGCTgaggaaaaaaagcaagaagaaaTATGAGGTGGTGAAGATGTTGTCGGGTGGCAGTCCGGGATCAGCCGTGTTTGACTGCTGGTTCTGTGGTCGGCTTTTCAACAACCAGGAGGACTGGGTCGGTCACGGCCAGAGGCATCTGATGGAGGCCACCAGAGACTGGAACAAACTGTTCTGA